In the Desulfovulcanus ferrireducens genome, one interval contains:
- a CDS encoding bifunctional riboflavin kinase/FAD synthetase yields the protein MVVKNINELRDRIDASCATIGNFDGVHLGHQKLIARVRDRARILNIPSVVITFDPHPLRVLVDKKTPPFITLTEQKLELISKLGVDYVLCLKFTKELAALEPEDFVYKYLVQGLKVKELIIGYDYAFGKGRKGNYELLKKLGEKFGFIVEQLPPVMVDGAVVSSTRIRDLVQAGQVWEARKLLGRFYRVQGRVISGQKRGGPLLGFPTANICLKDELFPKTGVYAVWVEVLGQIKPGVANIGYNPTFGNDYLSVEAHILDFKQNIYNQDIKVHFVQRLRSEKKFSGLDALKKQIRADIELGRKILNTPEALLH from the coding sequence TTGGTAATTTTGACGGTGTACACTTAGGACATCAGAAGTTAATTGCCAGAGTTCGAGATCGAGCCAGAATTTTGAATATTCCTAGTGTGGTTATTACCTTTGACCCGCATCCTTTACGAGTTCTGGTGGATAAAAAGACTCCACCGTTCATTACACTTACTGAACAGAAATTAGAGCTTATCTCAAAGCTAGGCGTCGATTATGTTTTGTGTTTAAAGTTTACTAAAGAATTGGCGGCCTTAGAGCCAGAAGATTTTGTTTATAAGTATTTAGTTCAGGGGTTAAAAGTCAAAGAATTAATTATAGGCTATGACTATGCGTTTGGAAAAGGTAGAAAAGGAAATTACGAGTTATTAAAAAAATTGGGTGAGAAATTTGGTTTTATCGTAGAGCAACTTCCTCCGGTAATGGTTGATGGAGCTGTTGTCAGTTCCACTCGGATAAGAGATTTAGTTCAAGCAGGGCAAGTGTGGGAAGCTAGAAAGTTATTAGGCCGGTTTTACCGGGTGCAAGGCAGGGTTATATCCGGGCAAAAACGTGGTGGGCCGCTGCTTGGTTTTCCTACCGCAAATATTTGTCTGAAAGATGAATTGTTTCCTAAAACAGGCGTTTATGCTGTTTGGGTGGAGGTTTTAGGTCAGATAAAGCCAGGCGTGGCTAATATTGGCTATAACCCAACTTTTGGCAACGACTACTTGTCTGTTGAGGCACATATTCTTGATTTCAAGCAAAATATTTATAATCAGGATATCAAAGTGCATTTTGTGCAAAGGCTTCGATCCGAAAAGAAGTTTTCCGGATTGGATGCGTTGAAAAAACAAATCCGGGCTGACATTGAATTGGGACGAAAAATTTTAAATACACCAGAGGCACTATTGCATTGA